A genomic region of Arachis stenosperma cultivar V10309 chromosome 9, arast.V10309.gnm1.PFL2, whole genome shotgun sequence contains the following coding sequences:
- the LOC130950254 gene encoding alpha-xylosidase 1-like, whose amino-acid sequence MHDNTPQSLAMFSPCIPLATLIFFSCILHFAQQASTSSFIGQGYRLISIQIAPDAAIHALLQVKQTNNIYGADIPLLRFYAKHETENRLRVHITDAKNKRWEVPYDLLPREQPPPLKQSIEFLKKKNSTWVSEYSGSELVLTYTPDPFSFAVTRKSNGDTLFNSTYDDSHPFGPLVFKDQYLEISTKLSKDASLYGLGEHTQPHGIKLNPNDPYTLFTTDISAFNVNADLYGSHPVYMDLRNEGGKAYAHGVLLLNSNGMDVFYTGTSLTYKVIGGVLDFYFFAGPSPLNVVDQYTSLIGRPAPMPYWAFGFHQCKFGYQNVSVIEEVVENYQKAKIPLDVIWNDDDHMDGAKDFTLHPVNYPRSKLLKFLDKIHNIGMKYVVIIDPGIAVNESYEIYQRGMANDVFIKHDGEPFTGQVWPGAVYFPDFLNPKTVSWWGDEIRRFHELVPVDGLWIDMNEASNFCTGKCRIHEGRICPNETQPWICCFDCRDITNTKWDNPPYKINASGVHAPLGSKTIATSAVHYNGVLEYDAHSLYGLSESIATHKALLDIQKKRPFILSRSTYVGSGKYVAHWTGDILSRWEDLRYSIITMLNFGIYGIPMVGADICGFFITFTDHEELCNRWIQLGAFYPFSRDHADFNSPRQELYLWDSVAESARNALGTRYKLLPYLYTLNYEAHVSGAPIARPLFFSFPSYVECYGLSTQFLLGKSLMISPVLEQGKTQVNALFPPGTWYSLFDLTYTIVSKEGTYVTLDAPLNAVNVHLYQNVILPMQQGGMVSKDARMTPFSLIVTFPAGANDGEAQGNLFLDDDELPEMKLGSGYPIATYIDFHATVREETVKVWSQVVEGEFALEKGWIIDKISVLGLNGGGELHRVMIDGEPLTYVSNVKVYTTEHKYLHDEGDGRNNIEMVEFESLNIPLGKNFSLSWKMTY is encoded by the exons ATGCATGACAACACTCCTCAGTCATTAGCTATGTTTTCTCCTTGTATCCCTTTGGCTACCCTTATATTCTTCTCTTGTATTCTACACTTTGCTCAACAAGCCAGCACTTCTTCTTTCATTGGCCAAGGCTACCGTCTCATATCTATTCAAATTGCACCTGATGCTGCCATTCATGCACTTCTCCAAGTTAAGCAAACCAACAATATCTATGGTGCTGATATTCCCCTTCTAAGGTTTTATGCCAA ACACGAGACAGAGAACCGTTTGAGGGTACACATCACTGATGCAAAGAACAAAAGGTGGGAGGTTCCTTATGATCTTTTGCCGAGAGAGCAACCACCTCCTCTAAAACAAAGTATTGAATTCttaaagaagaagaactcaACTTGGGTTTCAGAGTACTCTGGCTCTGAGCTTGTTCTTACTTATACTCCTGACCCTTTCAGCTTTGCCGTGACTAGGAAGTCAAATGGAGACACCCTTTTCAACTCAACCTATGATGACTCTCACCCATTTGGTCCATTGGTTTTCAAGGACCAATACTTGGAAATTTCAACCAAATTATCCAAAGATGCTTCTTTGTATGGTTTGGGAGAGCACACACAGCCACATGGAATCAAACTAAATCCGAATGATCCTTACACTTTGTTCACAACTGACATATCAGCCTTCAATGTGAATGCTGATTTATACGGGTCACACCCAGTGTACATGGATCTTAGAAATGAGGGTGGCAAGGCATATGCACATGGTGTTCTGTTGCTGAATAGCAATGGAATGGATGTGTTTTACACAGGCACATCTCTAACATACAAGGTTATTGGAGGAGTTTTAGATTTTTACTTCTTTGCAGGACCTTCTCCTCTCAATGTTGTTGATCAATACACTTCTTTGATTGGAAGACCAGCTCCAATGCCTTACTGGGCTTTCG GATTTCATCAATGCAAATTTGGATATCAAAACGTGTCAGTTATAGAAGAAGTTGTTGAGAATTACCAGAAGGCTAAAATCCCACTTGATGTTATTTGGAATGATGATGATCACATGGATGGGGCAAAGGACTTCACACTCCACCCAGTCAACTACCCTCGTTCCAAGCTTCTAAAGTTCTTGGACAAAATTCACAACATTGGCATGAAATATGTTGTGATCATTGATCCAGGAATTGCTGTGAACGAAAGCTATGAGATATACCAAAGGGGAATGGCTAATGATGTTTTCATCAAGCATGATGGGGAACCCTTCACAGGTCAAGTTTGGCCCGGTGCAGTATATTTCCCTGATTTTCTAAATCCAAAGACAGTTTCATGGTGGGGTGACGAAATTCGTCGCTTCCATGAACTTGTCCCTGTTGATGGCCTCTGGATTGACATGAATGAAGCTTCAAATTTCTGCACTGGAAAGTGCAGAATCCATGAGGGAAGGATTTGTCCAAATGAAACACAACCTTGGATATGCTGCTTTGATTGTAGAGACATAACAAACACAAAATGGGACAACCCTCCCTACAAAATCAATGCTTCAGGAGTACATGCTCCTTTAGGCTCCAAAACTATAGCCACTAGTGCGGTTCATTATAATGGAGTTCTAGAGTATGATGCTCACAGCCTCTATGGTTTATCTGAATCCATTGCAACTCACAAAGCCCTTCTAGACATTCAGAAAAAACGACCTTTTATCTTGTCACGCTCCACATATGTTGGTTCAGGCAAGTATGTTGCACATTGGACAGGTGACATTTTATCCAGATGGGAGGATTTGAGATACTCAATAATCACAATGCTTAATTTTGGAATATATGGGATTCCAATGGTTGGTGCTGATATATGTGGCTTCTTTATAACTTTCACTGATCATGAAGAGCTTTGTAACCGATGGATTCAACTTGGTGCATTCTATCCCTTCTCAAGGGATCATGCAGACTTTAATTCCCCAAGACAGGAGCTTTATTTATGGGATTCAGTTGCTGAGTCTGCTAGAAATGCTTTGGGTACGAGGTATAAGCTTCTTCCTTATCTGTACACCCTCAACTATGAGGCTCATGTTAGTGGTGCCCCAATTGCAAGGCcacttttcttctcttttccatCCTATGTTGAATGTTATGGCCTCAGCACACAGTTTTTGCTTGGGAAAAGTTTGATGATTTCTCCTGTTCTTGAACAAGGCAAAACACAAGTGAATGCACTGTTTCCACCAGGAACATGGTATAGTTTATTTGATTTGACATATACCATTGTGTCAAAAGAGGGGACTTATGTTAcacttgatgcacctttgaatGCGGTGAATGTGCATTTGTATCAGAATGTTATTCTTCCAATGCAACAGGGTGGAATGGTTTCTAAGGATGCTAGAATGACACCCTTCAGCCTTATTGTGACATTCCCAGCAGGAGCAAATGATGGAGAAGCTCAAGGGAACCtcttccttgatgatgatgagttgCCAGAGATGAAGCTTGGAAGTGGTTATCCAATTGCAACCTACATTGATTTTCATGCAACTGTGAGAGAGGAAACTGTGAAGGTTTGGTCACAAGTTGTAGAAGGCGAGTTTGCTTTAGAAAAAGGTTGGATTATTGACAAGATTAGCGTGTTGGGATTAAATGGGGGTGGAGAATTACACAGAGTTATGATAGATGGAGAACCATTGACATATGTCTCAAATGTGAAAGTTTACACAACAGAACATAAGTACTTGCATGATGAGGGAGATGGAAGAAATAACATAGAGATGGTAGAGTTTGAGAGCTTGAATATCCCTCTTGGTAAAAACTTTTCTTTGTCTTGGAAGATGACATATTGA
- the LOC130950255 gene encoding alpha-xylosidase 1-like, translated as MDRGRYTPAATESSQVELMRCRQNEPHDQNALLGVHRCRFRRQTEQLPKKAMVSLYLFSLVLITCLLCFVEQAYSSYPKPTKIGLGYTLLSLEEVDGALLGLLQVKHNNYIYGPDIPLLRLFIKHESENRLRVHITDAKKQRWEVPYDLLPREQPVQIVSNKKKPIRSVAEYSGSELVLTYTCDPFSFAVKRKSNGDTLFNSSSDETDPFGPLVFKDQYLEISTKLPKDASLYGLGENSQAHGIKLYPNDPYTLYTSDISAVNVNADLYGAHPVYMDLRNKGGKAYAHGVVLLNSNGMDVLYRGTSMTYKVIGGVLDFYFFAGPSPLNVVDQYTSLIGRPAPMPYWSFGFHQCRWGYHNVSVLEYVVENYQKAKIPLDVIWTDDDHMDGHKDFTLNPVNFPRPKLLEFLDKIHSIGMKYVVIVDPGIAVNTSYGVYQRGMANDVFIKYEGQPYMGQVWPGAVYFPDFLNPKTVSWWGDEIRRFHELLPVDGLWIDMNEVSNFCTGKCKVSVGRVCPIPIVGGRPNPTCCLDCTNVTATRWDDPPYKINARRVEAPIGLKTVATSAVHYNGVKEYDAHSLYGFSQAIATHKALQGLQGKRPFILSRSTFVGSGKYAAHWTGDNKGTWEDLRYTISSILNFGIFGIPMVGSDICGFYPKSLEIDGTKNLTLLVNTEELCNRWIQVGAFYPFSRDHSSYISPRQELYLWDSVAKSARNALGMRYKLLPYLYTLNYEAHVSGAPIARPLFFSFPSYTECYGLSTQFLLGSSVMISPVLEQGNTQVRALFPPGTWYSLFDLTYTIVSKEGTYVTLDAPLNAVNVHLYQNAIIPMQQGGMVSKDARMTPFSLIVTFPAGAIDGEAQGNLFLDDDELPEMKIANGYSTYIDFHASVREKTVKVWSQVQGGKYALDKGWIIDKISVLGLNGGGALHTVMIDEEPLTSVSNVKVYTTEQKYLYDQRDGKNKREIMVELKGLNIPVGKNFSLTWKMG; from the exons ATGGACAGGGGAAGGTACACGCCGGCTGCGACGGAGTCATCGCAGGTGGAGTTGATGCGGTGCCGCCAGAACGAGCCACATGATCAGAATGCACTGCTGGGTGTTCACCGGTGCAGATTTCGACGTCAGACGGAACAACTTCCG AAAAAAGCTATGGTTTCTCTCTATCTCTTTTCCCTTGTTCTTATTACTTGCCTCCTCTGTTTTGTTGAACAAGCTTACTCTTCTTATCCTAAACCTACCAAAATTGGCCTGGGTTACACCCTCCTATCTCTTGAAGAAGTTGATGGTGCACTTCTTGGACTCCTCCAAGTTAAGCACAACAACTACATCTATGGACCTGACATTCCTCTTCTACGTCTCTTCATCAA GCACGAGAGTGAGAACCGTTTAAGGGTACACATCACAGATGCAAAGAAACAAAGGTGGGAGGTTCCCTATGATCTTTTGCCGAGGGAGCAACCGGTCCAGATTGTTAGCAATAAGAAGAAGCCAATAAGATCAGTGGCAGAGTACTCTGGCTCTGAGCTTGTTCTTACTTACACTTGTGATCCATTCAGCTTTGCGGTGAAAAGAAAGTCAAATGGAGACACCCTTTTCAACTCGAGTTCTGATGAAACTGACCCATTTGGTCCATTGGTGTTCAAGGACCAGTACTTGGAGATTTCTACGAAGCTGCCCAAAGATGCTTCTTTGTATGGATTGGGAGAGAATTCACAGGCACATGGGATCAAACTATATCCAAATGATCCTTACACATTGTACACGAGTGATATATCAGCTGTTAACGTGAATGCTGACTTATACGGGGCCCACCCTGTGTACATGGATCTTAGAAACAAAGGAGGGAAGGCATATGCACATGGTGTTGTGTTGCTGAATAGTAATGGAATGGATGTGTTGTACAGAGGAACATCTATGACATACAAGGTCATTGGAGGTGTTTTAGATTTCTACTTCTTTGCAGGACCTTCGCCTCTTAATGTTGTTGACCAGTACACTTCCTTAATTGGAAGACCCGCTCCAATGCCTTATTGGTCCTTTG GATTCCACCAATGCAGATGGGGATATCACAACGTATCAGTTCTAGAATATGTTGTGGAGAATTACCAAAAGGCAAAGATCCCGCTTGATGTGATATGGACGGACGATGATCACATGGATGGCCACAAGGACTTCACGCTGAATCCAGTGAACTTCCCTCGTCCGAAGCTTCTAGAGTTCTTGGACAAGATACACAGCATTGGCATGAAATACGTTGTGATCGTTGATCCCGGAATTGCTGTTAACACAAGTTATGGCGTATACCAAAGAGGAATGGCCAATGATGTTTTCATCAAGTATGAAGGTCAACCCTACATGGGTCAAGTGTGGCCAGGAGCAGTGTACTTCCCAGATTTCTTGAATCCAAAAACAGTTTCATGGTGGGGTGATGAGATTCGTCGCTTCCATGAACTTTTACCCGTTGATGGCCTTTGGATTGACATGAATGAAGTTTCCAACTTTTGCACTGGCAAGTGCAAAGTTTCAGTGGGAAGGGTTTGTCCCATTCCAATAGTTGGAGGTCGACCAAACCCAACATGTTGCTTAGATTGCACAAACGTCACTGCCACACGTTGGGATGATCCTCCTTACAAGATCAATGCTAGAAGAGTTGAAGCTCCAATAGGCTTGAAAACTGTGGCCACAAGTGCTGTTCACTATAATGGAGTTAAGGAGTATGATGCTCACAGTCTCTATGGTTTCTCACAAGCCATTGCAACTCACAAGGCCCTTCAAGGGCTTCAAGGAAAACGACCCTTTATTTTGTCTCGCTCTACATTTGTAGGTTCTGGCAAATATGCTGCACATTGGACAGGTGATAATAAGGGCACATGGGAGGATTTAAGGTACACCATATCCTCTATTCTCAACTTTGGAATCTTTGGGATCCCAATGGTTGGTTCTGATATATGTGGTTTCTATCCCAAGAGCTTAGAAATAGATGGTACCAAAAATCTAACATTGTTGGTAAACACTGAAGAGCTTTGCAATAGGTGGATTCAAGTTGGTGCTTTCTACCCTTTCTCAAGGGATCATTCAAGCTACATTTCCCCAAGACAAGAGCTTTATCTTTGGGATTCAGTAGCTAAGTCTGCTAGAAATGCTTTAGGTATGAGGTATAAGCTTCTTCCCTATCTGTACACCCTCAACTATGAGGCTCATGTTAGTGGTGCCCCAATTGCAAGGCCTCTTTTCTTCTCATTTCCATCTTACACTGAGTGTTATGGCCTCAGCACACAGTTCTTGCTTGGGAGCAGTGTCATGATTTCTCCAGTGCTTGAGCAAGGAAATACACAAGTCAGAGCATTGTTTCCACCTGGCACATGGTATAGTTTGTTTGATTTGACATATACCATTGTGTCAAAAGAGGGGACTTATGTTAcacttgatgcacctttgaatGCGGTGAATGTGCATTTGTATCAGAATGCCATTATTCCAATGCAACAGGGTGGAATGGTTTCTAAGGATGCTAGAATGACACCCTTCAGCCTTATTGTGACATTCCCAGCCGGAGCAATTGATGGAGAAGCTCAAGGGAACCtcttccttgatgatgatgagttgCCAGAGATGAAGATTGCAAATGGTTATTCAACTTACATTGATTTCCATGCATCTGTTAGAGAAAAAACTGTGAAAGTTTGGTCACAAGTTCAAGGAGGCAAGTATGCTTTAGATAAAGGTTGGATCATTGACAAGATTAGCGTGTTGGGATTAAATGGAGGTGGAGCATTACACACAGTTATGATAGATGAAGAACCATTGACAAGTGTCTCAAATGTGAAAGTTTACACAACAGAACAAAAGTACTTGTATGATCAGCGAGATGGGAAAAATAAGAGAGAGATAATGGTAGAGTTGAAGGGCTTGAATATCCCTGTTGGTAAAAACTTTTCTTTGACTTGGAAGATGGGGTGA